The following coding sequences lie in one Bacillota bacterium genomic window:
- a CDS encoding class II aldolase/adducin family protein yields MRERAEREARDFTVVGRAESPVLRRFVDGLARVFRERGYAQVEPYPGVHLVFNVIDAAAARPYHRHAQATYVVSIAEAPEPPADVLLAAYPLMIRSLSNLFLYVVPDGEEVRTYFITLERGYYPVRASFEEPERFYAELFERLEPLASSHLVINNVFDPDLPERLWNGDEHMDEMRRASRKLGALHLNPAPFPIEKLLPESDFRHVQRLYQIGGLSYGNLSVRRDENDFWMSASGVDKTNIRQVGRDALLVKGYVEEDDAIHLSVPPVVTPRRVSVDAIEHWMIYRENPKVGAVLHVHAWIPGIDATEINYPCGTLEIAQAVAEKVRTAPDPRHAIVGLKNHGMTITGESLDEIFERIEGKVVRQVPML; encoded by the coding sequence ATGCGCGAGAGAGCCGAGCGGGAGGCCAGGGACTTCACCGTCGTCGGGCGGGCGGAGAGCCCGGTCCTGCGACGCTTCGTGGACGGCCTGGCGCGCGTCTTCCGCGAGCGGGGCTACGCCCAGGTGGAGCCGTACCCCGGCGTCCACCTGGTTTTCAACGTGATCGACGCCGCCGCCGCCCGGCCCTACCACCGTCACGCCCAGGCGACCTACGTGGTCTCCATCGCCGAGGCGCCCGAGCCGCCCGCGGACGTCCTGCTGGCCGCCTACCCGCTGATGATCCGATCCCTTTCGAACCTCTTCCTGTACGTGGTCCCGGACGGGGAGGAGGTCCGCACCTACTTCATCACCTTGGAACGCGGCTACTATCCGGTGCGCGCCTCCTTCGAGGAGCCCGAGCGCTTTTACGCCGAGCTCTTCGAGCGCCTGGAGCCGCTGGCCTCCAGCCACCTGGTGATCAACAACGTCTTCGACCCCGACTTGCCCGAGCGGCTCTGGAACGGCGACGAGCACATGGACGAGATGCGCCGGGCCAGCCGCAAGCTGGGCGCGCTCCACCTCAACCCGGCGCCCTTTCCCATCGAGAAGCTTTTGCCGGAGAGTGACTTCCGCCACGTGCAGCGCCTCTACCAGATCGGCGGGCTGAGCTACGGAAACCTGAGCGTGCGACGCGACGAGAACGACTTCTGGATGAGCGCCAGCGGCGTCGACAAGACCAACATCCGCCAGGTGGGGCGCGACGCGCTCCTGGTCAAGGGGTACGTGGAGGAGGACGACGCCATCCACCTGAGCGTCCCGCCCGTGGTCACGCCGCGCCGCGTCTCGGTGGACGCCATCGAGCACTGGATGATCTACCGCGAGAACCCCAAGGTGGGGGCGGTGCTCCACGTCCACGCCTGGATCCCCGGCATCGACGCCACGGAGATCAACTACCCCTGCGGGACGCTGGAGATCGCCCAGGCGGTGGCCGAGAAGGTGCGGACGGCGCCCGACCCGCGCCACGCCATCGTCGGACTGAAGAACCACGGCATGACCATCACCGGCGAGAGCCTGGACGAGATCTTCGAGCGCATCGAGGGCAAGGTGGTCCGCCAGGTGCCCATGCTCTAG